GGGTGGCGGCTGTGGCTGAACACGCCCAGCGGCGGCTGCACCCGCAGGGCGGTGCCGGGCCGCACCGTGTCGTGCAGCCACGGGGAGACCACCCCGCCCGGCTTGCGCTTGACCGTGATGGACAGCGCGTGGGGCCGGGTGGGCGGGGAGGAGACGGTGTAGGAGCGCAGCACCTCGGTGCCGTCCACGTCCAGGCGCAGGGTGATGAACTGCCCCGGCTCGAAGTGGAACAGGTGCGGCTGCGGGGAGGCGAAGGTGAACGTCTTCACGTCGTGCGTGACGTCCAGCACCGCCTGGCAGACGAGCAGCGACTCGTCCTCCTCGTCGCCCCAGGTGGTCAGGCCGCCGGGGTGGGGCGGGGCCTGCGGGGCCGGCGCGGCCCCGGTGGTGGGGGCGGTCGCGGCGCTGGTCATGCGGTGGCCTCCACGCCCAGGTGCTCGCGCAGGCGGGTGACGTACCAGTTCACGAAGCCCTCGACCTGGTCCTCGACCATCGAGTACGGACCGGGCACGTAGCTCGGGTCGCCGCAGCCGATCTGGGTGTTGGTCACCAGCACCCGGTCCTGGTCGTTGGTGGCGTTCCAGACGGTGCACAGGCTCTCGAGGTCGTAGTCCACGCCCTCCTCCGCGTCCGGGTGCACCAGCCAGGTGGTGCGCAGGACGCTGGTGGTGGGCGACGTGGGCATCACCGAGAAGACCACGGCGTGGTCGCCCAGGAAGTGGAACCAGCTGTTGGGCTGCATGTGCAGCGACAGGTCGCCGAAGGCGGCGTCCTTGACCTCGCCGATGAGCTTGGAGCACACGGCGGCGCCGTTCTCGGCGAAGGACTTGCCCTCGCCGTCCAGCGGCAGGTGCGAGAGCTGGAAGCCGACCTGGCGGGTGTCCAGCTGCATGTGGTCCTGCAGCGGCGTGCCCTGCTCGCGGCGCTTCTCGGCGAGGGCGTCCGCGGCCTTCGTGTACCTGTCGAAGAGCGGCTTGAGACGAGGGGTGATGTCCTCCTCGTCGTAGGCGAAGATCGGGAAGTAGGCGCTGGTGAGCTCGGGGTGGCCGTCGCAGTGGTAGCACTCGCGGTTGTTCTCCATGACGAGCTTCCAGTTGCCCGCCTCCGGCAGGTCCACCTGACGGGCGACCTTGGCCTTGTCCAGCTGGTAGGGCGCCAGGTGCGGCTCGACGATCTTCGCGACCTCGTCGAAGTCCGCCGGGGCCTCGGGTGCCAGGCAGATGAAGACCAGGCCGGCGAGGTTGCGCACGTGCACCGTGCGCAGCGAGAAGCAGGTCTTGTCGAACGTGGGGGGCTGGGACTCGGCGTGCAGCAGCGAGCCGTCGAGGGCGTAGGTCCAGCGGTGGTAGGGGCACACGATGTTGCCCACGAAGCCCTTGTCCTCCAGCAGCCGCGAGCCGCGGTGCCGGCAGACGTTGTGGAAGGCCGCGATCTGGTCGTCGTCGTCGCGCACGACGATGACGGAGGCCTTGCCGACCTCCACGGTGACGAAGTCGCCCGCCTCGGGGATCTCGGCGGCCGCGGCCACGAAGATCCAGTTCTGGGTGAAGATGACGTCGATGTCGAGGTCGTAGACCTCCTGGCTGGTGTAGAAGCCGCCCTCCAGGCTGTAGCCCTTCTGGCGCCGCGCGACCAGCTCAGCGGCGCTCGCACCGGGCGCTGGGGCGGCGGTCGCGGAGGCCGGGCTGCTCGCGGCGGTGGGCGGCGTGAGCTGAGTGGTCATGGGGCTTCCCTTCGGACCGGCTTCTCCGGTGTCGCACGGGCGGGCGCTGTCGGTGGGCCTGGCGGGTCTCGCGGGCGTCATCGCCCGGGAGTTTCATCTGGTGAAACTGTCTCGCTGTGTGGTACGGCAGATCTTGGAACCACGGCCCGGCGCTGTCAAGGGGTGCCGCCGCGATCCGCAGCAGACTCGCCGAACCGCCGTAGTGTTCCGGGATGCGGAACGACGGCGGTGACAGCAGCGGGGCCACCGGCGGCGCGCGCGAGGGCACGGTCCAGTCGGTGGACCGGGCCGTCTCGCTGCTGCAGGCGCTGGCGGCGCGGGGCCCCTCGGGCCTGACGGACCTGGCGGCGGGGGTGGCCATCCACAAGGCGACGGCGTTCCGCCTGCTCGCCACGCTGGAGGCGCGCGGACTGGTCCAGCAGGACGGTGACCGCGGCCGCTACCGGCTCGGTCCCTCCGCCGGCCAGCTGGCCGCCGGGGCGGCGGGCGCCCAGGACGTCACCGCCCTGTGCCGCCCCCTGTGCGCCCAGCTGGCCGAGGAGGCCGGCGACACCGTGAACCTCGTGGTGAGCGACGGCGTGCAGATCACCACCGTCGACCAGGCCGCCGGCAGCGCCATCGTGGCCAGCACCGACTACGTGGGGCGCCGCGGTCCCCTGCACGCCACCGCCGCGGGCAAGGTGTTCCTCGCCGAGTGGCCCGAGCAGCACCTGGCGGACCTGTGCCGCGCCGGCCTGGAGCGGTTCACCGAGCACACCCTGGTGGACCGCGCGGCCCTGGGCGAGGACCTCCGCAAGGTGCGCGAGCGCGGGTGGGCGGTGGCCCAGGAGGAGCACGAGGCGGGCCTGGTGGTGGTGGGGGCGCCCGTGCGGGGCGCCGACGGCGCGGTGGTCGCCGCGATGACCGTGGGGGGCCCCACGTACCGGATGACCCCTGAGTCGCTCCCCGGGACCGCGGCCCGCGTCGTGGCGGCGGCGACCCGGGCCTCGTGGCGCCTGGGCGCGGTCAAGCCCGGCTGAGCCGGCGGCAGAGCACCGCCGGCACCGGGCCTCGCCACGGCTCAGTCCGCGACCGGGACCCGCCGCGCGGCCGCGGCGTCCTCGGCCTCGACCACCGAGACCGTCCGGCTGGACGCCGCCGGGGCGGCGGGCGGCACCGCGGGGAACTGCCCGGTGACCGGGGCCTTGTCGCCGCGCAGGTCCTTCAGCAGGGCCCAGCACAGCAGCACCATGACCACGAGGAACGGGGTCGCGGCGATGATCGTGAGGTTCTGCAGCGCCTTGAGGCCGCCCGCGTAGAGCAGGACGACGGCCACCACGCCGGTGATGGCGCCCCAGGAGGCGGTGAGCCAGCGGCGCGGCTCGTCGTCGCCGTGGCTCGACAGGGACGCCATGACGATGCTCGCGGCGTCCGCGCCCGACACGAAGAAGATCGCCACCAGGACGACGACGACGATCGAGGTGAGCCCGGACCACGGGAACAGCGCGAGCAGGTTGAACATCTGCACGTTCTGGTCGTCGCTGGCCAGCACGTCGAGCGCGCCGGTCAGCTGGGCGTTGATGGCGGTGCCGCCGAAGACGGAGAACCAGACCAGGCTCACCAGCGTGGGGATGAGCATGACGCCGACGACGAACTCGCGGATGGTCCGGCCGCGGGAGATCTTGGCCAGGAACGCCCCCACGAAGGGCGTCCAGGACATCCACCACGCCCAGTAGAAGATCGTCCAGGCGGACAGCCACTCCTGGCCGCCGAAGACTCCGGTGCGCAGCGACATGCGCGGCAGCCCGGCGAGGTAGTTGCCGGCGGCGTTGGGGGCCATGTCGAGGATGAACACGGTCGGGCCCACCACGAACAGGAACAGGAGCAGCAGACCGGCCAGCACCATGTTGGTGTTGGACAGGATCTTGACGCCGCGCTCGATGCCGCTGACGGCGCTGATGATGAAGCAGACCGTGAGCACCGCGATGATGCCCACCTGCCAGCCGGTGCTGCTGGCCACGCCGAAGACCTGCGAGAGGCCCCCGTTCATCTGGGCGGCGCCCAGGCCCAGGCTGACCGCCGAGCCGAAGACGGTGGCGAGGATGGCGAGGACGTCGATGGCCTTGGCGGCGCCGCGCCCGCGCGGGCCGCGCAGCAGCGGCGCGAAGGCCGCGGAGAAGCCGCCCGGGCGGCCCTTGCGGTAGCTGGAGTAGGCCAGCGCCAGGCCGACGACGGCGTAGATGGCCCACGGGTGCAGGCCCCAGTGGAAGAGCGTGTACTGCATCGCCTCGTCGGCGGCCGCCGGCGTCCCACCGGTGACGTCGCCCTCCGGCGGGGTCATGAGGTGCGTGACGGGCTCGGTGACGCCGTAGAACATGAGGCCGATGCCCATGCCGGCGGAGAACATCATGGCGATCCAGGAGGCCCGGCTGAAGGCCGGGCGCTCGTCGTCCGCGCCGAGGCGGATCCGGCCGGTGCGGCTGAAGGCCAGGACCAGCGCGAGCGCCACGAACCCGGTGGCGCTGACGGCGAAGGCCCAGCCGAGGTTGCCGGTGATCCAGCCGAGGAGGTCGCTGCTGCCGGAGGCGAGCTGGTCCGGCACGGCGATGCCGACCACCACCAGGGCGACGACGACGACCGCGGAGACCGCGAGCACGGGGGTGTCGACGGGCCTGCGGCGGTGTTCGGACGGGGGGGCTGCGTGGTCGAGCGACATGGTGCGGTCCTCTCACGTCAGGCGGCGCGGCCAGGTCCAGCTGGGGCGGTGAGGAGCACCCTAGGAGCGGAGCGGGCAGCGCTGCCGCGTGTGACCTGGATGTAACACCTTTTCTGATGCATCAGTCTGCGGTCAAGGGGTGCGGACGGTGGGCCCGTCCAGCGACCGCCCAGCGACCGTCAAGCTCTGGACGCCGGAGAGCACCCGCCCTGGTCAGGACGGGTGCTCTCCGGGGGGGCGCTGCGGCGCCCGACGATCAGCGGAAGACGACCGTGCGGTGCCCGTTCAGCTGGACGCGGTGCTGGCAGTGCCACCTCACGGCGCGCGACAGGGCCAGCGCCTCCGCGTCACGCCCGACCGTGGCCAGGGCCGCCGGGTCGTGGGAGTGGTCGATCCGGATGACCTCCTGCTCGATGATCGGGCCCTCGTCCAGGTCCGGGGTCACGTAGTGCGCCGTGGCGCCCACGAGCTTCACCCCGCGGTCGTAGGCCTGGTGGTACGGCTTGGCGCCCTTGAAGCCCGGCAGGAAGGAGTGGTGGATGTTGATGGCGCGGCCCTTGAGCGTGCGGCACGTGTCGTCGGAGAGCACCTGCATGTAGCGCGCGAGCACCACGAGGTCGGCCTCGGACTCCGTCACCAGCTCCAGCAGCCGCGCCTCGGCCTCCGGCTTGGTGGCGGCGGTGATCGGCACGTGGTGGAACGGCAGCCCCGCCGCCTCGGCCATGGGCCGCAGGTCCTCGTGGTTGGACACCACGGCCACGAGGTCGCCGCCCAGGGTGTCCGAGCGCCAGCGGAAGACGAGGTCGTTCAGGCAGTGGCCCATCTTGGACACCATGACGAGCACCCGGGGGCGCTCGCCGCCGCTGAAGCTGACGTCCATGCCGTACTTGGCGGCGATGGGGGCGAAGGCCGCTTCGAGGCGGGCGACGTCGACGTCGCCGTCCACGCTGGCGAAGGCGGTGCGCGAGAACAGGCGACCGCTGTGGGGGTCGTCGAACTGCTGGTGCTCCACGATGTCGTGGCCCTGCTGGTACAGGAACGACGTCACGGCGTTGACGATGCCCGGCTGCTGGGGGCAGCTGAGGGCGAGCACCGCGGTGCGGGGGGCCCCGGAGGCCGGGGCGGCCACCGGGGCGGCAGGTGCGGTCGTGGTCACGAGGTGCCTCCTCAGCACTCGACGATGTTCAGCGCGAGGCCGCCGCGCGCGGTCTCCTTGTACTTGTCCTTCATGTCCGCGCCGGTCTCGCGCATCGTCTTGATGGCCTTGTCCAGCGGGACGTGGTGCGCTCCGTCGCCGCGGACCGCCATGCGCGCCGCGGTGATGGCCTTCACGGAGCCGACGGCGTTGCGCTCGATGCAGGGGATCTGCACCAGCCCGCCGACGGGGTCGCAGGTCAGCCCGAGGTTGTGCTCGATGCCGATCTCTGCGGCGTTCTCCACCTGCAGGGGGTTGCCGCCGATGACCTCGGCCAGACCGGCAGCGGCCATCGAGCACGCCGAACCGACCTCGCCCTGGCACCCGACCTCGGCGCCGGAGATGGACGCGTTGAGCTTGAAGAGCATCCCGATCGCCCCGGCGGTGAGCAGGAAGCGCACCACGCCGTCGTCGTCGGCGCCCTCCACGAACCGCTCGTAGTAGTGCAGGACCGCCGGGATGATCCCCGCGGCGCCGTTGGTGGGGGCGGTGACCACCCGGCCTCCCGCGGCGTTCTCCTCGTTGACCGCCAGCGCGTACAGCGTCACCCACTCCAGGGCGCGCAGCGGGTCGCGCTCGTCGGCCTCCAGCTCCAGGCGGGCCTTGAGCGCGGCGGCGCGCCGCCGGACCTTGAGCCCGCCGGGCAGCACGCCGGTGGTCTTCGTGCCGTGCGCCACGCACTCCTGCATGACGGACCAGATGTGGAGCAGGCCCTCGCGGACCTCCGCCTCGGTCCGCCACGACAGCTCGTTGGCCATCATGACGTCGCTGATGCGCAGCCCGGTCCGCTCGGTGATCTCCAGCAGCTCCAGGCCGGTGGTGAAGGGGTGCGCCACCGGGGTCGAGTCGGGGACCAGCTGGGGCTGGCCCGCCTCGTCCTCGTCGAGCACGAAGCCGCCGCCCACCGAGTAGTAGTGCCGCTCGGCGAGCACCTCCCCGTCCGCGCCGTGGGCGCGGAAGACCATGCCGTTGCTGTGGAACTCCAGCCGCTTGCGGCGGTGGAGCACCACGTCCTCGTCGACGTCGAAGGGCAGGACCGGGCCGCCCTCACCGCCCAGGCGCAGCAGCCCCTCCTCCCGGGCCCGCGCCACCAGCGGCGCCGCGGCCACGGGGTCGACCAGGTGCGGCTGCTCGCCGGACAGGCCCAGCACCACCGCGCCGAGGCTGCCGTGCCCGTGGCCCGTGGCCCCGAGGGAGCCGAACAGCTCGCAGCGGACCCGGGCGGTCCGGCCCAGCAGCCCGGAGGTGCGCAGCCGCTCCACGAAGGTCCAGGCGGCCTTCATCGGGCCCACGGTGTGCGAGCTCGAAGGCCCGATGCCGACCTTGAACAGGTCGAAGACGCTCAGGCTCACCGGCGGATCCGCGCCATCTCGGGGTCGACCAGCGGCTCTGCGGCGACGGTCGCCGCGACCGGCTTCCCGAAGTACTCGATCTCGACCCTGCTGCCGACCGACGCCGCCGAGGCGGGCAGCCAGGCGTAGGCGATCGGGCGGCCGACGGTGTGGCCGAAGGCCGCGCTGGTGACGTACCCGGCCGGCTGGCCGTCCACGAGCACCGGCTCCGAGCCGAGCACCACGGTGGTGCCGTCGTCGATGGTCAGGCACGCGAGCCTGCGCGCGGCGGTGTCCTCGCTGCGCCCGGCGATCGCCTCGCTGCCGGTGAAGGTGCCGGTGGCCGAGCGCACGGCGAAGCCGAGGCCGGCCTCGTACGGGTCGTGCTCGGTGGTCATGTCCGAGCCCCAGGAGCGGTAGCCCTTCTCCAGCCGGAGGCTGTTGAAGGCCGCGCGACCGGCGGCGATGACGCCGAGGTCCTGGCCTGCGGCGAACAGGGCGTCCCACAGCCGCTGGCCGTTGTCGGCGGTGGTGTAGATCTCCCAGCCGAGCTCGCCGACGTAGGACAGGCGCAGCGCCGTCACGGGCACGCCGGCGATGCGGGCGCGGGTGCCGCGGAAGTACTTCAGGCCCTCGTTGCTGAAGTCGTCGGTGGACAGGCGCTCCACGAGCGTGCGGGCGTTCGGGCCCCACAGGCCGATGCAGCAGGTCTCCCCGGTGGTGTCACG
This window of the Quadrisphaera sp. RL12-1S genome carries:
- a CDS encoding aromatic ring-hydroxylating oxygenase subunit alpha, with the translated sequence MTTQLTPPTAASSPASATAAPAPGASAAELVARRQKGYSLEGGFYTSQEVYDLDIDVIFTQNWIFVAAAAEIPEAGDFVTVEVGKASVIVVRDDDDQIAAFHNVCRHRGSRLLEDKGFVGNIVCPYHRWTYALDGSLLHAESQPPTFDKTCFSLRTVHVRNLAGLVFICLAPEAPADFDEVAKIVEPHLAPYQLDKAKVARQVDLPEAGNWKLVMENNRECYHCDGHPELTSAYFPIFAYDEEDITPRLKPLFDRYTKAADALAEKRREQGTPLQDHMQLDTRQVGFQLSHLPLDGEGKSFAENGAAVCSKLIGEVKDAAFGDLSLHMQPNSWFHFLGDHAVVFSVMPTSPTTSVLRTTWLVHPDAEEGVDYDLESLCTVWNATNDQDRVLVTNTQIGCGDPSYVPGPYSMVEDQVEGFVNWYVTRLREHLGVEATA
- a CDS encoding IclR family transcriptional regulator — protein: MRNDGGDSSGATGGAREGTVQSVDRAVSLLQALAARGPSGLTDLAAGVAIHKATAFRLLATLEARGLVQQDGDRGRYRLGPSAGQLAAGAAGAQDVTALCRPLCAQLAEEAGDTVNLVVSDGVQITTVDQAAGSAIVASTDYVGRRGPLHATAAGKVFLAEWPEQHLADLCRAGLERFTEHTLVDRAALGEDLRKVRERGWAVAQEEHEAGLVVVGAPVRGADGAVVAAMTVGGPTYRMTPESLPGTAARVVAAATRASWRLGAVKPG
- a CDS encoding BCCT family transporter, which codes for MSLDHAAPPSEHRRRPVDTPVLAVSAVVVVALVVVGIAVPDQLASGSSDLLGWITGNLGWAFAVSATGFVALALVLAFSRTGRIRLGADDERPAFSRASWIAMMFSAGMGIGLMFYGVTEPVTHLMTPPEGDVTGGTPAAADEAMQYTLFHWGLHPWAIYAVVGLALAYSSYRKGRPGGFSAAFAPLLRGPRGRGAAKAIDVLAILATVFGSAVSLGLGAAQMNGGLSQVFGVASSTGWQVGIIAVLTVCFIISAVSGIERGVKILSNTNMVLAGLLLLFLFVVGPTVFILDMAPNAAGNYLAGLPRMSLRTGVFGGQEWLSAWTIFYWAWWMSWTPFVGAFLAKISRGRTIREFVVGVMLIPTLVSLVWFSVFGGTAINAQLTGALDVLASDDQNVQMFNLLALFPWSGLTSIVVVVLVAIFFVSGADAASIVMASLSSHGDDEPRRWLTASWGAITGVVAVVLLYAGGLKALQNLTIIAATPFLVVMVLLCWALLKDLRGDKAPVTGQFPAVPPAAPAASSRTVSVVEAEDAAAARRVPVAD
- the purU gene encoding formyltetrahydrofolate deformylase, which produces MTTTAPAAPVAAPASGAPRTAVLALSCPQQPGIVNAVTSFLYQQGHDIVEHQQFDDPHSGRLFSRTAFASVDGDVDVARLEAAFAPIAAKYGMDVSFSGGERPRVLVMVSKMGHCLNDLVFRWRSDTLGGDLVAVVSNHEDLRPMAEAAGLPFHHVPITAATKPEAEARLLELVTESEADLVVLARYMQVLSDDTCRTLKGRAINIHHSFLPGFKGAKPYHQAYDRGVKLVGATAHYVTPDLDEGPIIEQEVIRIDHSHDPAALATVGRDAEALALSRAVRWHCQHRVQLNGHRTVVFR
- a CDS encoding L-serine ammonia-lyase; the protein is MSLSVFDLFKVGIGPSSSHTVGPMKAAWTFVERLRTSGLLGRTARVRCELFGSLGATGHGHGSLGAVVLGLSGEQPHLVDPVAAAPLVARAREEGLLRLGGEGGPVLPFDVDEDVVLHRRKRLEFHSNGMVFRAHGADGEVLAERHYYSVGGGFVLDEDEAGQPQLVPDSTPVAHPFTTGLELLEITERTGLRISDVMMANELSWRTEAEVREGLLHIWSVMQECVAHGTKTTGVLPGGLKVRRRAAALKARLELEADERDPLRALEWVTLYALAVNEENAAGGRVVTAPTNGAAGIIPAVLHYYERFVEGADDDGVVRFLLTAGAIGMLFKLNASISGAEVGCQGEVGSACSMAAAGLAEVIGGNPLQVENAAEIGIEHNLGLTCDPVGGLVQIPCIERNAVGSVKAITAARMAVRGDGAHHVPLDKAIKTMRETGADMKDKYKETARGGLALNIVEC